TTGGGGTGACGACCCACTGAGGATAAAGGACCTATACTGGGTTGATGAAAGAAGCGTAGGCGGCCCGGACGAGGATGCGGTGACCATGGCCGTGGAAGCCTCAAGAAACGCCCTAAAGAGGGCTGGCATAGACCCAAGGGAGCTGGGCTCGGTATTCGTGGGCACAGAGTCAAAACCATACGCCGTAAAACCCATAGCATCAATACTAATCGACGCCCTAGGCATGAGGAGGCAATCCTTCGCTGTCGACATGGAATTCGCATGCAAGGCGGGCTCAGACGCCATCGTAAACACCATGGGCCTCGTGAAAAGCGGCATGGTCAAGTACGGATTAGCCGTGGGCGTGGACCACAGCCATGGGGAACCAGGGGAACACCTGGACTACACAGTATCAGGAGGGGCAGCCGCCTACATACTGGGTTCCGAAAACCTGGTAGCGGAGATCGAGCACGTGTACGCATACAACTCAGACACACCGGACTTCTGGCGTAGGGATGGAGTGCCCTACGCAGTACACGCAGAGAGCTTCACGGGGGAGCCAGCCTACTTTAGGCACATAGTCAACGCCGCCAAGGCCCTCATGGAGGCCACGGGACTCAAACCCAGCGACTTCGACTACGCAGTGTTCCACCAACCCAACGCCAGATTCCCAGTGAGGGTCGCCCAAATGCTGGGCATACCCCTAGAGAAGGTTAAGTTGGGCATCGTAGTCGATAGGATTGGGAACACGTACAACGGGGCAGTACTCATAGGGCTAGCCAACATACTGGAGAACGCAAAGCCAGGGTCCAGGATACTAATGGTATCCTTCGGAAGCGGCGCAGGCTCCAACGCCTTTAGCATAGTAACCACAGACGCACTACCCGAGAGGGTCCCCAGGGCCAACACGGTTAGTTACTACCTCGAGAACAAGAACTACGTGGACTACGCCCTATACCTAAGATTCAGGAACCTGATAAGGCTGATCCAGTAATAATACGCTGAGCCCCCGCATCTTAATATTTAAAAACAAAATAACTAAAACCTGTTGATGCCCAGGAAGCAAACAGTACGTATAGTGGAGAGGAAGAAGGACATCCTGGAACTCCTCATTAAGGAGGGCGAATTACCCACAAACGAAATAGTCAAGAAAACAAACCTAAGCCACAGCCAGGTATTCTACGCACTAAAACTACTACAGAGGGACGGACTCGTCAAGGAGGTCAAGAGGGGAAAGGTGGCCTATTGGAAGGCAGCGGACAACGCACAGGAAGCACTCAAAAACCTAGAGAGGGAGGTTAAGGAGGAAGTGGGCGATCAAGAGGGAACCGAGGAGGAGTGACGCCTAGGCGTGAAAAAGGCTTTTTAAAGGATAGTGGATTAATGACACGGTGCGGAGACGGGCAGAAACTGACCGATGAAGACACTGTCTCACACTGAGAAACACACAGATAAGTTAATAAGGTACAAATCACAGAACGGCTGTGCCCAATAATGCACCAGTGAATTACAAACTACTCAGAAGAATACCATACCTAATAATACTCATTAGGTACGGAGTCAACGAAAACGAACTCAAACCCATAAACCTATCAAAAATAGCCAACGACCTCGGAACCACACCACAAAACATATTCAAAATGATCAACAGACTCGTCAAAGACGAATTAATAATGAAAAACACAACCAACGGACAACTACTGGTGAAATTCACACCAAAGGCCTCCGAAATACTAAGATTCGTAATAGACACAATAAGGCACTACCTAGACGAAAAACTAACCATCAGACTAGTGGGCAGGGTAACCTCGGGACTAGGCGAAGGAAGCTTCTACATGAGCCTCGAGGGCTACGTCAAGCAATTCATCGAGAAACTGGGATTCAAACCATACCCAGGCACACTCAACGTAGCCCTAAAACCCGAGTACATAAAATACAGACTATACCTAGACCTACTACCGGGCATCTACATCCAGGGATTCAGCAACGGCTCCAGGACATACGGAGGCGTCAAATGCTTCAGGGCCACAATCAACGGGCTACCAGGCGCAGTACTAGTAATAGAGAGGACACACCACAGCCCCAACATAATAGAGGTAATATCACAGTACAAACTAAGGGACGCCCTAAACCTCAAGGACGGAGACGAGGTGGAGATACTAGTCAGTGTATAATTTAACTAAGCACCCTCACCATCAAGGTTATGTAGGCAAGATCCTCAAGAACCTCAGCCCTATTCAAGGCCTCATGCGGCGTGGAACCCACCGTAACCAACCCATGCCCCTTCAGGATCACGGCAGTGACACCCCTGGGCCTTATAGCCCTAGCCACAGCCTCGGCAAGCTCCTCACTACCAGGCTTCAACAACGGCACCTCAGCAACCTCACCAAGGTACGACGCGGCCTCCGTCAACGAGAAATCCGGCTTAAGCCCCAACTGACTCAGGGCTATGACATTGGGCGGGTGCGTATGAAGAACAACCCTCACATCATCCCTAACCCTGTAAATACCCAGGTGCATCCTCCACTCACTACTGGGCCTCCCACCACTGAGAACAGTACCATCAAGCCTCATCTTAACCAGGGAATTAGGCTTAATCAAGGTCTTGGGCGTTGACGTGGGCGTTATCAAAATCTCATCACCACCCAACCTAGCACTCACATTACCACCCATAAGGTCCGTAAGCCCACGAAGGTAGGCAAGCCTAAAAACCTCAACCAAGTACCTCCTCAGCGCCGCCTCATTCATCAAACCTAAATACAAAACACACTTATAAAATATTCCCAGGAAAGAAGCAGCAAATGGGCTACATAGACGCACACACCCACATAACCTTCAAGGAAGCAATAAACGAAGGAATACTAAACTTCGCCATAAAGGAGTGGGGAGCTCCCATCGACAAAATACTCATGACAGTGGAGCAGGTGGTCAGGATGCTCGACGACGCATCCATAGACTACGTAGGAGTCATGGCATTCCCAGTAAGAAAACTAAGCGGCGCCAAGGAAGACTACGCACTGAAAGTAATAAACACAGTCAAGGAATACCCCGACAGATTCGCAGTAATAGGCGGGGTCGAAGTCAACGAAGTAACCACCGAAGAAACCAAGTACTGGCTCGAGAAACAGTACGAAGCAGGAATAAGCGCACTAAAAATACACCCACCACACTGGTGGGTAAAACCCAACGCATACAGACCCGAGGAAGGAGGACTAAAACAACTAGAACTAGTGTACCAATTCGCCGAAGACCACAACCTACCAGTCTACATACACACAGGAACCTCATCATTCACAAAAGCCAGAAACAAGTACGGAGACCCCATACTCGTGGACGACGTAGCCGTGGACTTCCCAAAACTAACAATAATAATGGCACACATAGGAAGACCCAACTGGGTACCCACAGCATTCCAACTAATCAGAATAAGACCCAACATATACGGAGACCTATCAAGCATACCACCCAAGAGAATACTCGAATACATACCAAGACTAACAGAAATAAGCGACAAACTAATCTACGGAAGCGACTACCCAGGACCAGGCGTCCACGACATAAAAAAGAACCTACAAGACTTCCTACAAACACCCATACCAAACGAAACAAAAACAAAAATAACAACAGAAACACCAAGAAAAATCCTAAAACCACTATCAAAAACAAAATAACAAACAAAACACACCCACGAAACAAAGAACTTAAAAGCCACAAACCACAACCAACACAGGCGGGGGTGCCCGAGCCAGGTCAAAGGGGACGGGTTGAGGTCCCGTTGGCGAAGGCCTGCGTGGGTTCAAATCCCACCCCCCGCACCAAAACCTCATTTTCACGTAATTTTGGAGTTATGGTAGTTGTGAAGCGGGCCTGGGTTTACTGAAGCCTGGATAAAAATAATTGATAATGCAAAACTTATAAGTAAGAAAGTATAATACTAAGATTTCGGTGAAATAATGTCGGTTGTGTCTATTTTTAAAGCTGATGAAATAAGAATTGTTCCGAGTTATTTCAGTCTAGAGCCCGAAAAGTTACAGCCTGGCGCGCAGGTAAAGGGTAGGTATTTCGATGGTTACCCTGTGATAGTTAAACAGGAGGTTTCCCCGCCAAAATACAGGATGAAGATTCTGAAGGACGTTATGGTACCGATGAGGGATGGTGTGCGTCTTGCCGTTGATATTTATCTACCGGACGCTGAGGGTGAGAAGTTTCCTTGCCTAATTGCATGGGGAATGTGGGGTAAGGATAACCAGGAAGTAGTACTATGGCTTAAAGACCTTGCCCAACCATACTACACGAGTCCCTGGTGGGACGGAACTCTTGAGGCGGGGGACATAGAGTACTTTGTCTCCAGGGGGTATGTTTACGTGATACCAGACCCAAGGGGTGTAGGGAAATCTGAAGGTGGGCCTCCACGTACCTTGACGGACCTCCATAAGCCTGAGGATATTTACGACCTCATCGAGTGGGTTGCACAGCAGCCTTGGTGCAACGGGAAGGTGGGGATGCTCGGCCCCAGCTCCTACTCCCTTTCACAGTACATGATAGCAACCAATAATCCTCCACCGCATCTAGTTGCGCTGTTCCCAATTGGTTCATTCTATCCTCCTGCGGATCCATTTACAGGGATGATAGACCTTTCTTTAGCGAGTATATTCCACGGTGGTCATATACACGACAGCACGTTGCCAGTACGCCAATGGGGTCCACCGGTGACTCCAGAGATACTACCTAAGGATGAGTTCGAAAAGAGACTTAAGGAGTTATTGGAGCACCCTGACATTAAGTTCCATCCAAAGGTTAGATCAGTACTGGTTTACCCGAGAGACCCCATCCTGTTTGATTACTTAATGACAGCTTTTCATCCAGTGCCCGTCAATGATAACCTTGACAAGGTAACACTCCCAATATACATAGGTGTTCCTGCCCCAGGGGGTGGAGGGGCACGTATATACTGGTCTGGGTACGAGGCTTACAATAAGGTTAGTTCAAAGCACAAGAAACTCATCATATACATCCCCGGTGAGTTCCCGAGGCCCTTCGTACACATGCAATACGAGATGATAAGGTGGTTTGACTACTGGCTGAAGGGAATAGACAACGGCATCATGGATGAGCCACCAGTGAAGATCTTCGTGGGCGGAGTGAACAAGTGGAAGTTCGAGGATGATTGGCCACCGAAGGATATTAAATGGGTTAACCTTTACTTAAGGAAGGGAAATAAATTATCCACCATCCCCGAGAGCGATACAAGACCCGACGTGTTACATCAACCCATGCCCCTCAAGGATCCAACAGTTTACGCACTAAGCTACTACACGGATCCATTCACCGAGGACACCGAGATAATAGGACCAGCCGCCCTACATATAGAGACAGCCATTGATCAAGACGACATAAACTGGATGGTAACGGTAGTGGATGTAAGCCCAGACGGTACCAAACAATTAATGACAGAGGGCTGGCTCAGGGGCTCCTTCAGAGCCATTGATGAGAGTAAGTCAAAACCATGGGCCCCAGTGCATAAGGTCCAGGACCCAGTCCCCATACCAAAGGGAGAGAAGGTGAGGTACGACATCAACCTAATGCCGATAGCATGGGTCGTCCAGAAGGGACACAGGATAGGTGTCATAATAAGGACCCAGGATGACATGTTCAGCCGCCTCGCAATCGGCGGCATATACTTCCTACCGAGAATGGTGGATATAACAGTCAATCTATACCTACCCAACAGCTACCTCGTCCTACCCATAAAGGGTAAGGACACCCTACCTATAGGGAGTAAGGGATAAGCGGCATGAAAATCCATCATACTTAAAACCCAGTGAAAAAATCCCCACAAACACAATAACATTCATAAACACCATGAATTCACCCTCATCAGTAATTCCCCAGCCCCAGCTTTGTTCATTAATTATATACAGTAGAACTGCATTTTCATTACCACCCTAAGTTCTTAGTAAGTATTAAAAACAGTCTAAACCCAGCACCAAGCAAATTCTCAGGGTACTTCTAACCCAGGAATTACGTCCTCAAGTCACGGAGAGAGCACTTAAGAGTGGGTGGGCCGCGTCTGTGGTGGTGATGATGACGATCGTGCTTTACCTGGCCCTGGCCATGGTCACGATACACCTAGCGGGCTCGGTACTCTCCTTCCAGGGAAGGACATACCCAAGGAGGCTGGGGATTGCCATAGCGCTGTACGAGGCAGCCTTCTACGTAACCATCGTGGCGCTTCGGCTGGGCTTACCAACGATACTATTCGCCCTGGCGTACGTGTACCTCGTAATCCACGTGGTTGGGGGAGCCCTATACATACGGGGAAGCCTACACCAGGTTTATGCCGGCATGGGCGTTGGCCACGGCGTGAGGTGGCTCCTTTACTACGGGGTTTACGAGCTTGCGGAAATGATCTACCTAACCGTACTGCTAATCACCATAGCATAATTTAGCAACCCATCACCGAGGCCAACCAGCACAACCAGGCACGGTAAGACCCTGGATTAATTGAAAACGTGAGGGGTATTTTAAGGCCGAGGCAGGGTGTGTAGCTGCCTAATTAAGGTACGCTTCACACTCAACACCTCTCCTCCTTAATTCATAATCAAGGTTTATGATTAACTCCCATAGGGTGTCAAGGGCGTCGCCGCACTTGATCTTGCCGGCCTTAGCCGCCATAATGACCCTAAGGGCTCTCTCAACATACCCACTAATCCCCTCTAATTTCGCGGGCATCAACAACCCAGCGCTTAGATTTAAAATAAGCAATACTACGTACGTGCACGAGAAAACACAAAGAAACAGATTCTCCCAAGTTTTACCTTAAGTGAAACCAAGTGAAACAAGGACACCCCACAAACCCACGCAATTACACAAGGGTAGGTTTAGTGCCAAGACTAGAACCTGGGCCCGGGGGGATCTAAGGTGACCCCGTATTAGTTTTTGCGGAGTTTACCCCTTGGGCATCCTCTAGATGGAGTTTAGTTGTTGAGGAATGGTTAGGTCAATTAAAACCACTAGTTAAAATACGCCTCACACCCAACACCCCTCCTCAACTCATAATCAAGATTCGTAAGAAACTCCCACAGGGAATCAAGGGCATCACCACATTTAATCCTGCCAGTCCTAGCAGCCACGATGACCCTAAGGGCCCCCTCAATGTACCCGCTAATCCCCCTTGACCTCCTAAGCATCATCGACACGGCACATCATTTAAAATAAGTAATTCCCGCGCGTGCATACAGGGAAACACCAAGGTGAATGTTATTTTAAGTGGAACGAGAACACCCCACAAACCCCACGTAGAGTTTCATGAGCAATAAGCCCCATGAAGGCACAATCGGCATGCACCTTATCGAGGGGCATTGGCCCCCTGGAGGTCCCAATCTCCCTGCTACCTAGAGGCTGAAAGAGTGTGGTGTAGGGTACGACGCTCCTCCAATCCTCCTGTGAAATCTTCCCGTTTACCCCAACCTGAACTCGCTGAATCTCAACAACCTAACCTTTCAATCTTCTTGTGAAATCTTCGTTTGCTGCTGCGTTGGCTATTAGGTCGGCGCTTGATGAATTGATCTTTCAATCTTCTTGTGAAATCTTCAACAGGGTACGTGTATACATGTACAGGAAGCTTGGACATGGGATCTTTCAATTTTCTTGTGAAATCTTCACATACAGAGCACTAACTACGCCCAGTGTTTACATGACCTGATGCACTTTCAATCTTCTTGTGAAATCTTCATAGAGCAGGTGGTTGAGGAAGGGAGGAACAGCAACACGTGGGTCTTTCAATCTTCTTGTGAAATCTTCGTCTGTGTAAACACGTGTCATGTATCAACTACTCTAAGGAGAACTTTCAATTTTCTTGTGAAATCTTCTTTGTTGTGGGTTTTTGTGGGGTTTTATATGTTTTTCCTGCC
This sequence is a window from Vulcanisaeta thermophila. Protein-coding genes within it:
- a CDS encoding amidohydrolase family protein, which translates into the protein MGYIDAHTHITFKEAINEGILNFAIKEWGAPIDKILMTVEQVVRMLDDASIDYVGVMAFPVRKLSGAKEDYALKVINTVKEYPDRFAVIGGVEVNEVTTEETKYWLEKQYEAGISALKIHPPHWWVKPNAYRPEEGGLKQLELVYQFAEDHNLPVYIHTGTSSFTKARNKYGDPILVDDVAVDFPKLTIIMAHIGRPNWVPTAFQLIRIRPNIYGDLSSIPPKRILEYIPRLTEISDKLIYGSDYPGPGVHDIKKNLQDFLQTPIPNETKTKITTETPRKILKPLSKTK
- a CDS encoding CocE/NonD family hydrolase — translated: MSVVSIFKADEIRIVPSYFSLEPEKLQPGAQVKGRYFDGYPVIVKQEVSPPKYRMKILKDVMVPMRDGVRLAVDIYLPDAEGEKFPCLIAWGMWGKDNQEVVLWLKDLAQPYYTSPWWDGTLEAGDIEYFVSRGYVYVIPDPRGVGKSEGGPPRTLTDLHKPEDIYDLIEWVAQQPWCNGKVGMLGPSSYSLSQYMIATNNPPPHLVALFPIGSFYPPADPFTGMIDLSLASIFHGGHIHDSTLPVRQWGPPVTPEILPKDEFEKRLKELLEHPDIKFHPKVRSVLVYPRDPILFDYLMTAFHPVPVNDNLDKVTLPIYIGVPAPGGGGARIYWSGYEAYNKVSSKHKKLIIYIPGEFPRPFVHMQYEMIRWFDYWLKGIDNGIMDEPPVKIFVGGVNKWKFEDDWPPKDIKWVNLYLRKGNKLSTIPESDTRPDVLHQPMPLKDPTVYALSYYTDPFTEDTEIIGPAALHIETAIDQDDINWMVTVVDVSPDGTKQLMTEGWLRGSFRAIDESKSKPWAPVHKVQDPVPIPKGEKVRYDINLMPIAWVVQKGHRIGVIIRTQDDMFSRLAIGGIYFLPRMVDITVNLYLPNSYLVLPIKGKDTLPIGSKG
- a CDS encoding hydroxymethylglutaryl-CoA synthase; the encoded protein is MPNKVGIVGWGVYIPRFRISTKEIARVWGDDPLRIKDLYWVDERSVGGPDEDAVTMAVEASRNALKRAGIDPRELGSVFVGTESKPYAVKPIASILIDALGMRRQSFAVDMEFACKAGSDAIVNTMGLVKSGMVKYGLAVGVDHSHGEPGEHLDYTVSGGAAAYILGSENLVAEIEHVYAYNSDTPDFWRRDGVPYAVHAESFTGEPAYFRHIVNAAKALMEATGLKPSDFDYAVFHQPNARFPVRVAQMLGIPLEKVKLGIVVDRIGNTYNGAVLIGLANILENAKPGSRILMVSFGSGAGSNAFSIVTTDALPERVPRANTVSYYLENKNYVDYALYLRFRNLIRLIQ
- a CDS encoding DUF120 domain-containing protein, producing the protein MPNNAPVNYKLLRRIPYLIILIRYGVNENELKPINLSKIANDLGTTPQNIFKMINRLVKDELIMKNTTNGQLLVKFTPKASEILRFVIDTIRHYLDEKLTIRLVGRVTSGLGEGSFYMSLEGYVKQFIEKLGFKPYPGTLNVALKPEYIKYRLYLDLLPGIYIQGFSNGSRTYGGVKCFRATINGLPGAVLVIERTHHSPNIIEVISQYKLRDALNLKDGDEVEILVSV
- a CDS encoding winged helix-turn-helix transcriptional regulator, which produces MPRKQTVRIVERKKDILELLIKEGELPTNEIVKKTNLSHSQVFYALKLLQRDGLVKEVKRGKVAYWKAADNAQEALKNLEREVKEEVGDQEGTEEE
- a CDS encoding class II aldolase/adducin family protein encodes the protein MNEAALRRYLVEVFRLAYLRGLTDLMGGNVSARLGGDEILITPTSTPKTLIKPNSLVKMRLDGTVLSGGRPSSEWRMHLGIYRVRDDVRVVLHTHPPNVIALSQLGLKPDFSLTEAASYLGEVAEVPLLKPGSEELAEAVARAIRPRGVTAVILKGHGLVTVGSTPHEALNRAEVLEDLAYITLMVRVLS